A window from Glaciimonas sp. PCH181 encodes these proteins:
- a CDS encoding S41 family peptidase, translating into MGSKLKNISLIGLGVVAGVAASIQFDAIAQKSAASPLPLEEVRQLADVFGLIKSDYVEPVDDKKLLTEAISGMVASLDPHSSYLDKKGYKELREMTQGKFVGIGIEVGMEEGYVKVISPIEDSPAYRAGIKAGDLITRLDSTPIKGMTLDQAVKRMRGEPNTKIKLTIARKDEDKPIVITITRQEIRVQSVKSKVVEPGYGWIRITQFQEPTVNDMAKKIEAMYAADPKMKGLVLDLRNDPGGVLPGAIGVSAAFLPKDVVVVTTNGQLPSSKATFYAKPEFYSSGPGMDGLAKLPDAVKKIPMVVLVNTGSASASEIVAGALQDYKRAIIMGSQTFGKGSVQSIVALPPDRQTAVKLTTARYYTPNGRSIQATGIVPDMKVDEYADGDLLKGLRVREADLTKHLTNDKDKEAEVTAAAPKADELEEDQRLIALARKRKPLEFGAKDDFQLNQALNYLKGLPVQLAKADPKPALDKDATAEKDGKKPLPKDLTKDGDIKKDDKK; encoded by the coding sequence ATGGGAAGTAAGCTCAAAAATATCAGCCTAATCGGTTTAGGCGTGGTCGCAGGCGTCGCCGCCTCGATCCAATTTGACGCTATTGCGCAAAAAAGTGCGGCATCGCCATTACCGTTAGAAGAAGTGCGGCAACTTGCCGACGTATTTGGGTTAATCAAATCTGACTATGTCGAGCCGGTGGACGACAAAAAACTATTGACCGAAGCCATCTCGGGCATGGTCGCGTCGCTTGACCCGCATTCGTCCTATCTGGACAAAAAAGGCTACAAAGAACTGCGTGAAATGACGCAAGGGAAATTTGTCGGCATCGGAATTGAAGTCGGCATGGAAGAAGGCTACGTCAAGGTCATTTCTCCGATTGAAGATTCGCCAGCCTATCGCGCGGGCATCAAGGCCGGAGATCTGATCACCCGTCTAGACTCTACCCCGATCAAAGGAATGACACTGGATCAGGCCGTCAAGCGCATGCGCGGCGAGCCGAATACCAAGATCAAACTGACGATTGCCCGCAAAGATGAAGACAAGCCGATTGTTATCACCATCACGCGCCAGGAAATCCGCGTCCAGAGCGTCAAATCCAAAGTAGTCGAACCCGGCTATGGCTGGATACGCATCACGCAATTCCAGGAACCAACTGTCAACGACATGGCTAAAAAGATCGAAGCCATGTACGCCGCAGATCCGAAAATGAAGGGTCTGGTACTTGACTTACGTAACGATCCGGGCGGCGTGTTGCCGGGCGCTATCGGGGTTTCTGCCGCGTTCTTGCCAAAAGATGTGGTTGTTGTTACCACCAATGGTCAATTACCAAGCTCAAAAGCAACTTTCTACGCCAAGCCGGAATTCTACTCATCCGGGCCGGGCATGGACGGACTGGCAAAATTGCCGGATGCGGTGAAAAAGATCCCAATGGTGGTGTTGGTCAATACCGGCTCTGCTTCCGCCTCTGAAATCGTCGCTGGCGCATTGCAAGACTATAAGCGCGCCATCATCATGGGATCGCAAACTTTCGGTAAAGGCTCAGTCCAATCGATCGTCGCCCTGCCGCCAGATCGCCAGACCGCTGTCAAGCTGACGACTGCCCGTTACTACACACCAAACGGTCGCTCGATTCAGGCCACAGGCATCGTTCCAGACATGAAAGTCGACGAATACGCCGATGGTGATTTGCTCAAAGGTCTACGGGTACGTGAAGCCGATCTGACCAAGCATTTGACCAACGACAAGGACAAAGAAGCCGAGGTCACCGCCGCTGCACCAAAAGCAGACGAACTGGAAGAAGATCAACGCCTGATTGCACTCGCACGCAAACGCAAGCCGCTAGAATTTGGCGCGAAAGACGATTTCCAGTTGAATCAGGCCTTAAATTACTTGAAAGGCTTACCTGTTCAACTTGCCAAAGCGGACCCAAAACCTGCGTTAGATAAAGACGCAACGGCGGAAAAAGATGGCAAGAAACCGCTGCCGAAAGATCTGACTAAAGACGGCGACATCAAAAAAGACGATAAAAAGTAA
- a CDS encoding molybdopterin-synthase adenylyltransferase MoeB, which translates to MDDQQLLRYSRHILLDDIDIHGQEKLLASHALIIGAGGLGSPAALYLASAGVGTITLVDDDTVDLTNLQRQILHTSDRVGQLKVQSGKTALTQINPGLNIICIAERADQTRLNALVANADVVLDCSDNFNTRHAVNLACVTHKVPLVSGAAIQFDGQISVFDPRSPTSPCYACLFPPDREFEEINCATMGVFAPLVGIIGSMQAAEALKLLIGIGTSLAGQLLMLDARTMEWMRISLPRDGNCQVCGEH; encoded by the coding sequence ATGGACGATCAACAGCTGCTACGCTACTCACGTCATATCTTGTTAGACGACATCGACATCCACGGTCAGGAAAAACTGCTGGCATCACACGCGTTGATTATCGGCGCAGGTGGTTTAGGCTCACCAGCCGCGCTATACCTGGCTTCCGCTGGCGTCGGCACCATTACGCTAGTCGATGATGACACCGTAGACCTGACTAATTTACAGCGCCAAATCCTGCACACCAGCGACCGTGTGGGCCAACTAAAAGTCCAATCGGGCAAAACTGCGCTAACCCAAATCAACCCCGGCCTCAACATCATCTGCATCGCCGAACGCGCCGATCAAACCCGCCTGAACGCCTTGGTTGCCAACGCAGACGTCGTACTTGATTGCAGCGACAATTTCAACACGCGCCACGCCGTCAATCTGGCCTGCGTGACGCACAAAGTCCCGCTAGTATCCGGCGCAGCAATTCAATTCGACGGCCAGATAAGCGTATTCGACCCACGCTCACCAACCTCGCCTTGTTACGCCTGCCTGTTCCCACCGGATCGTGAATTTGAAGAAATAAACTGCGCCACCATGGGCGTCTTCGCCCCACTAGTGGGCATTATCGGCAGCATGCAAGCCGCTGAAGCGTTAAAGTTGCTGATTGGGATTGGTACTTCGCTGGCAGGACAATTATTGATGCTGGATGCGCGCACGATGGAATGGATGCGGATTAGTCTGCCGCGGGATGGGAATTGCCAGGTTTGTGGAGAGCATTAA